One window from the genome of Populus alba chromosome 15, ASM523922v2, whole genome shotgun sequence encodes:
- the LOC118028361 gene encoding protein RGF1 INDUCIBLE TRANSCRIPTION FACTOR 1: MGAGGPDDEDHRWPPWLKPLLRERFFVQCKMHADSHKSECNMYCLDCMNGALCSLCLAYHKDHRAIQIRRSSYHDVIRVSEIQKVLDITGVQTYVINSARVVFLNERPQPRPGKGVTNTCEVCERSLLDSFRFCSLGCKIVGTSKNFQKRKKQQMSMASDSEDSYSSSSSSHGRYMKTKKNNNDNKGQSFSPSTPPPTPASHRAAKRRKGIPHRAPMGGLIIEY; this comes from the exons ATG GGAGCTGGAGGACCTGATGATGAGGACCACAGGTGGCCGCCATGGCTAAAACCTTTGTTGCGCGAGAGATTCTTTGTTCAATGTAAGATGCACGCTGATTCACACAAGAGTGAATGCAACATGTATTGTTTGGATTGTATGAACGGAGCTCTTTGCTCTCTCTGCCTTGCCTACCACAAGGATCACCGTGCTATTCAG ATAAGGAGGTCCTCATACCATGATGTGATAAGGGTCTCTGAAATACAGAAGGTGCTAGACATCACTGGTGTCCAAACTTATGTTATCAACAGTGCTAGAGTTGTGTTTTTGAACGAGAGGCCTCAGCCAAGGCCTGGAAAAGGTGTAACCAACACCTGCGAGGTCTGCGAGCGCAGCCTCCTCGATTCCTTCCGCTTCTGCTCTCTTGGGTGCAAG ATTGTTGGTACATCAAAGAACTTCCAGAAGAGGAAGAAACAACAAATGTCCATGGCATCGGATTCGGAGGACTCttatagcagcagcagcagcagtcaTGGGCGGTACATGAAGACGAAGAAGAACAACAATGACAACAAAGGGCAGAGCTTCTCCCCCTCTACACCACCACCAACACCTGCTAGTCACCGGGCAGCAAAGCGAAGAAAGGGAATCCCCCACCGAGCCCCAATGGGAGGGCTAATAATAGAATATTAG